The following are from one region of the Lytechinus variegatus isolate NC3 chromosome 4, Lvar_3.0, whole genome shotgun sequence genome:
- the LOC121414539 gene encoding LOW QUALITY PROTEIN: protein TFG-like (The sequence of the model RefSeq protein was modified relative to this genomic sequence to represent the inferred CDS: deleted 2 bases in 1 codon), with amino-acid sequence MEGPSGSFPQIDLSNKLIIKAQLGDDIRRIPIHNEDITYDELVLMMQRVYRGKLNPSDEVVIKYKDEDGDLITIFDSTDLSFAIQCSRILKITLFVNGQPRPIESDQVKNLRRELQSIRNQVNFLLDSLEPRLPIEKPEGTCKPSVRSKKKPKENAAEEQVEAKPAVSTAQTAMFDPYKQPAPNAAVMNSFGIDKDEATERPASPADSVSSRSSNVSQQQQQQQRQTPANQPGAPHPQPGVTQGMSPVHSPRPGPQQPGMPQSQQQQQAYAPRPSSQPTTLGLYGAPTPTSLGYQPGNMPQPQQQQQQQPAVSQGYNQPQAPYSGQQEQPQPQQPQGFPQQQQQGYPPQPQQSGYNPQQQQQQPAAYSAYQQQPGQQPGGQQPYPTPAGGPGNPYARNTPYGRPGAYQQPGLGYK; translated from the exons ATGGAAGGGCCTAGTGGCAGCTTCCCGCAGATCGACCTGAGCAACAAACTCATCATCAAAGCCCAGCTTGGGGACGACATCAGGAGGATACCCATTCACAATGAGGACATCACCTACGATGAACTGGTCCTGATGATGCAGAGGGTCTACCGGGGCAAGCTCAATCCAAGCGACGAGGTCGTCAttaaatataaagatgaag atGGTGATCTGATAACAATTTTCGATAGTACCGATCTTTCATTTGCAATCCAGTGCAGTaggattttaaaaatcacattatttg TCAATGGTCAGCCAAGACCGATCGAGAGTGACCAAGTCAAGAATCTCAGGCGAGAGCTGCAGTCCATTCGCAACCAAGTCAACTTTCTCCTGGACTCCCTGGAGCCTCGGTTACCCATCGAGAAACCCGAAGGTACTTGTAAGCCCTCTGTGCGATCAAAGAAAAAACCAAAAG aGAATGCTGCGGAGGAGCAAGTTGAAGCCAAGCCTGCCGTTAGCACAGCCCAAACTGCCATGTTTGATCCATACAAACAACCAGCTCCGAACGCAGCCGTCATGAACAGCTTCGGTATTGACAAAGATG AAGCAACAGAAAGGCCGGCCTCACCTGCTGACAGCGTTTCAAGTCGGAGCTCCAATGTCAgtcaacagcagcagcagcaacagagGCAA ACCCCTGCCAACCAGCCGGGTGCACCCCACCCCCAACCTGGGGTCACGCAGGGTATGTCACCGGTTCACTCGCCCCGCCCTGGCCCCCAGCAGCCCGGCATGCCGCAGTCTCAGCAGCAGCAACAGGCTTATGCTC CTCGTCCTTCAAGCCAACCCACCACCCTGGGGCTCTATGGCGCTCCTACTCCTACTTCATTGGGATATCAGCCAG gCAACATGCCACAACCtcagcaacaacaacagcaacaaccaGCTGTTTCTCAAGGCTACAACCAGCCGCAAGCCCCGTACAGTGGTCAACAAGAACAACCACAACCACAGCAGCCGCAGGGATTCCCACAACAGCAGCAACAAGGATACCCACCGCAACCACAACAGTCGGGGTACAATCCCcagcaacaacagcaacaaccaGCTGCCTACAGCGCGTACCAGCAGCAACCCGGACAACAACCTGGCGGGCAACAACCCTACCCAACACCAGCAGGGGGCCCGGGCAACCCCTACGCTAGGAACACCCCTTATGGCAGGCCCGGGGCGTACCAGCAGCCGGGATTGGGGTATAAATGA